The DNA window CTTGACCGTAAAAGTCGTGCAACTCTCGTACATGCTCGCTCATCAAACGCTGCACGTTGCCAAGAGGCATCGGTGGCAGCAATTCTCCTGTTTCCAGATAATGCTGGATTTCCCGAAAGATCCAGGGTCTTCCCTGAGCAGCGCGGCCTATCATCAAGGCATCAGCCCCGGTGTATTCAAGCACTGCTCTGGCTTTTAGCGGGTCAGTAATGTCGCCATTAGCAATAATTGGAATGGCAACAGTCTGCTTAACTGTCCGAATGTTGTCGTACTCAGCTTCGCCATTAAACAGACAGGCTCGAGTCCTGCCATGAATTGTAAGAGCTTGAATACCACAACGTTCAGCCAATTGGGCAATTTCCACACAGTTCCGTTCTTCCGGTGACCAACCTGTACGGATCTTCAATGTAACAGGTACATCAACCGCATTGACTACCGCAGAAAGGATTTTTTGGACCAGTTCTGGATAACGCAGTAATGCAGAGCCTGCCAATTTACGATTTACCTTTTTGGCTGGGCACCCCATGTTGATATCGATGATCTGAGCACCATTGGCGACGTTGATTTTCGCCGCTGCCGCCATATCATCGGGATCACTACCGGCAATTTGTACAGAACGCACTCCGGGTTCGTCGCTATGAACCATACGTAGCCGGGACTTATCCGTCTTCCAAACCTGAGGGTTGGAAGAAAGCATTTCTGAAACTGTCATACCCGCACCCATGGTA is part of the Xenorhabdus cabanillasii genome and encodes:
- the dusB gene encoding tRNA dihydrouridine synthase DusB, which produces MRIGQYQLKNCLIAAPMAGITDRPFRSLCYTMGAGMTVSEMLSSNPQVWKTDKSRLRMVHSDEPGVRSVQIAGSDPDDMAAAAKINVANGAQIIDINMGCPAKKVNRKLAGSALLRYPELVQKILSAVVNAVDVPVTLKIRTGWSPEERNCVEIAQLAERCGIQALTIHGRTRACLFNGEAEYDNIRTVKQTVAIPIIANGDITDPLKARAVLEYTGADALMIGRAAQGRPWIFREIQHYLETGELLPPMPLGNVQRLMSEHVRELHDFYGQGKGVRIARKHVSWYLKEHAPDDQFRRSFNAIEDASEQLEVLEAYFENFCVNKEKS